Proteins encoded within one genomic window of Rhododendron vialii isolate Sample 1 chromosome 1a, ASM3025357v1:
- the LOC131302307 gene encoding uncharacterized protein LOC131302307: MARRAWSEEEEDTLLTNLTSLVDQGVWRTDNGGFKPSYLRVLTNEMRVSFPQAGINEIHIEAKINKWKSDYRILDAMLRRPGFGWNPNENKLMVGNEIWNEFVQDHRHQRHFWDNQFPHFNRWAYCFVSDEN; encoded by the exons atGGCACGTCGGGCTTggagcgaggaggaggaggatacATTGTTAACAAACCTTACGAGCCTTGTCGATCAGGGGGTTTGGCGAACCGACAACGGAGGGTTCAAACCTTCCTACTTGAGAGTTCTTACAAATGAGATGCGAGTTTCTTTCCCTCAAGCAGGTATAAACGAAATTCATATTGAAGCAAAGATCAACAAATGGAAGAGTGATTATCGCATACTGGACGCTATGCTTAGGCGTCCTGGGTTCGGGTGGAATccaaatgaaaacaaactaaTGGTGGgaaatgaaatttggaatgaATTTGTCCAA GATCACCGACATCAGAGACATTTCTGGGACAACCAATTTCCCCATTTTAATCGATGGGCCTATTGCTTTGTTTCTGATGAGAACTAG